The following proteins come from a genomic window of Nocardiopsis sp. YSL2:
- the narI gene encoding respiratory nitrate reductase subunit gamma, translating to MTSLEHLLWAVLPYLVVLVLVGGTVWRYRYDRFGWTTRSSQLHESRLLRLASPLFHFGLLVVIIGHVIGLVIPKSWTEAVGVSQGFYHVNALVLGMIAGAATLAGIALLIYRRRVNGPVFSATTVNDKAMYLVLVLAIVTGMATTVLSAGADLTGGHGHDYRETVSLWFRSLFTLDPDVTAMSAATPAFKIHVLFGLTLFTLFPFTRLVHAFTAPVGYLFRPYVVYRSRGHSTRSRTRPARRGWE from the coding sequence ATGACCTCCCTCGAACACCTCCTGTGGGCGGTCCTGCCCTACCTCGTCGTGCTCGTCCTGGTCGGCGGCACCGTCTGGCGGTACCGCTACGACCGGTTCGGCTGGACCACGCGCTCCTCACAACTGCACGAGTCGCGGCTGCTGCGCCTGGCGAGCCCGCTGTTCCACTTCGGGCTGCTCGTGGTGATCATCGGGCACGTGATCGGGCTCGTGATCCCCAAGAGCTGGACCGAGGCGGTCGGCGTCTCGCAGGGCTTCTACCACGTCAACGCGCTCGTCCTGGGCATGATCGCGGGCGCGGCCACGCTGGCGGGCATCGCGCTGCTGATCTACCGCCGGCGCGTCAACGGGCCGGTGTTCAGCGCCACCACCGTCAACGACAAGGCGATGTACCTGGTCCTGGTGCTGGCGATCGTCACCGGGATGGCCACGACGGTGCTCTCGGCCGGGGCCGACCTGACCGGGGGGCACGGCCACGACTACCGGGAGACCGTCTCGTTGTGGTTCCGGAGCCTGTTCACGCTCGACCCCGACGTGACGGCGATGAGCGCCGCGACTCCGGCGTTCAAGATCCACGTGCTCTTCGGGCTGACCCTGTTCACCCTCTTCCCGTTCACGCGCCTGGTGCATGCCTTCACCGCGCCCGTGGGCTACCTGTTCCGGCCCTACGTGGTCTACCGCTCGCGCGGACACTCCACGCGGTCCCGGACCCGGCCCGCGCGCCGCGGATGGGAGTGA
- a CDS encoding flavin reductase family protein, giving the protein MRTERTPEDLPGRAFYQLLTAVVVPRPIAWVSTTSAAGVDNLAPHSFFTIACTEPPIVQFTSVGRKDSLRNAEETGEFVVNLAPEPLQEAVNATGTPFPPQVSEFDRAGIEREPSAAVKPPRVAASPVALECTLHSTLCLGDSTVVFGRVVHVALDEDVLVDGHPEVTRLRPLARLGRNEWSTLGEVRALDRVPYTP; this is encoded by the coding sequence ATGCGTACCGAACGAACTCCCGAGGACCTGCCCGGCCGCGCCTTCTACCAGCTGCTCACGGCCGTGGTGGTACCGCGCCCGATCGCGTGGGTCTCCACCACGTCCGCCGCGGGCGTGGACAACCTCGCCCCGCACTCCTTCTTCACGATCGCCTGCACCGAACCGCCGATCGTGCAGTTCACCTCGGTGGGGCGCAAGGACTCCCTGCGCAACGCCGAGGAGACAGGGGAGTTCGTGGTGAACCTGGCGCCCGAACCGCTCCAGGAGGCGGTCAACGCGACCGGCACGCCCTTTCCGCCGCAGGTCAGCGAATTCGACCGGGCGGGGATCGAACGCGAGCCGAGCGCGGCCGTCAAGCCGCCGCGCGTGGCCGCCTCCCCGGTGGCGCTGGAGTGCACCCTGCACTCCACGCTGTGCCTGGGCGACTCCACGGTCGTGTTCGGCCGCGTGGTGCACGTGGCCCTGGACGAGGACGTGCTGGTGGACGGCCATCCGGAGGTGACCCGGCTGCGGCCGCTGGCGCGCCTGGGCCGCAACGAATGGTCGACACTGGGCGAGGTCCGGGCCCTCGACCGCGTTCCCTACACCCCGTAG
- the narH gene encoding nitrate reductase subunit beta, producing the protein MARTQRKQGGRRRIGRVMAQVAMVMNLDKCIGCHTCSVTCKQAWTNRSGVEYAWFNNVETRPGQGYPRTYQDQDKWKGGWRRTARGRLVPRSGGRLSRLATIFANPVMPSLQDYYEPWTYDYENLIKAPLSDDMPVARPRSLISGEPMNIAWSANWDDNLGGGEETGSEDPIVRRLGDQITFSFDQTFMFYLPRICEHCLNPTCVSACPSGAMYKRTEDGIVLVDQDRCRGWRMCVTACPYKKVYFNHKTGKAEKCTMCYPRVEVGMPTVCAETCVGRLRYLGVVLYDADRVGEAAAVEDEKDLYPAQLDLMLDPEDPEVRDAARSAGIPDSWIESARRSPVYTLAKGHRVALPLHPEFRTMPMVWYIPPLSPVVDALSETGHDGEDADNLFAAIDTLRIPVEYLAELFTAGDTAPVTDVLRRLAAMRSHMRRINLGQERDESIAAGVGMTGDQIEDMYRLLAIAKYDDRYVIPTAYGVDEADRGVIEEIGCSLDFEGGPGMGASGPFGESSGREGTASVETFHALRERQSAGDERTGPGLAGRVNLLNWDGRGRPDGLFPPSDSGPKGHPR; encoded by the coding sequence ATGGCACGGACCCAGCGCAAGCAGGGCGGACGGCGCCGCATCGGCCGGGTCATGGCGCAGGTGGCCATGGTCATGAACCTGGACAAGTGCATCGGCTGCCACACCTGCTCGGTCACCTGCAAACAGGCGTGGACCAACCGCAGCGGCGTGGAGTACGCCTGGTTCAACAACGTTGAGACCCGGCCCGGCCAGGGCTACCCGCGCACCTACCAGGACCAGGACAAGTGGAAGGGCGGCTGGCGCCGGACCGCCCGCGGACGCCTCGTCCCGAGGTCGGGCGGGCGGCTGAGCAGGCTCGCCACGATCTTCGCCAACCCCGTCATGCCCTCCCTCCAGGACTACTACGAGCCCTGGACCTACGACTACGAGAACCTGATCAAGGCGCCCCTGAGCGACGACATGCCGGTGGCCCGGCCCCGGTCGCTCATCAGCGGCGAGCCGATGAACATCGCCTGGAGCGCGAACTGGGACGACAACCTGGGCGGCGGCGAGGAGACCGGGTCCGAGGACCCGATCGTGCGCAGGCTCGGCGACCAGATCACGTTCTCCTTCGACCAGACGTTCATGTTCTACCTGCCGCGCATCTGCGAGCACTGCCTCAACCCCACGTGCGTGTCGGCGTGCCCGAGCGGAGCCATGTACAAGCGCACCGAGGACGGGATCGTCCTGGTCGACCAGGACCGCTGCCGCGGCTGGCGCATGTGCGTGACGGCCTGCCCGTACAAGAAGGTCTACTTCAACCACAAGACCGGCAAGGCCGAGAAGTGCACGATGTGCTACCCGCGCGTCGAGGTCGGGATGCCCACGGTGTGCGCCGAGACGTGCGTGGGCCGGCTGCGCTACCTCGGCGTCGTCCTCTACGACGCCGACCGGGTCGGCGAGGCCGCCGCCGTCGAGGACGAGAAGGACCTCTACCCCGCCCAGCTCGACCTCATGCTCGATCCCGAGGACCCCGAGGTGCGCGATGCGGCCAGGAGCGCGGGCATCCCCGACTCCTGGATCGAGTCCGCGCGGCGCTCCCCGGTCTACACCCTGGCCAAGGGGCACCGGGTGGCCCTGCCGCTGCACCCGGAGTTCCGTACGATGCCCATGGTCTGGTACATTCCGCCGCTCTCCCCGGTGGTGGACGCCCTCTCCGAGACCGGGCACGACGGAGAGGACGCCGACAACCTCTTCGCCGCGATCGACACCCTGCGCATTCCCGTCGAGTACCTGGCCGAACTGTTCACCGCGGGCGACACCGCACCGGTGACCGACGTCCTGCGGCGCCTGGCCGCCATGCGCTCCCACATGCGCCGGATCAACCTCGGCCAGGAGCGCGACGAGTCCATCGCCGCCGGGGTCGGCATGACCGGCGACCAGATCGAGGACATGTACCGGCTCCTGGCCATCGCCAAGTACGACGACCGCTACGTCATCCCCACCGCCTACGGCGTGGACGAGGCCGATCGCGGCGTCATCGAGGAGATCGGCTGCAGCCTCGACTTCGAGGGCGGCCCGGGCATGGGCGCCTCGGGCCCCTTCGGGGAGTCCTCCGGACGCGAGGGAACCGCCTCCGTGGAGACCTTCCACGCCCTGCGGGAGCGGCAGTCCGCGGGCGACGAGCGGACCGGCCCCGGCCTCGCCGGCCGCGTCAACCTCCTGAACTGGGACGGCAGGGGAAGGCCCGACGGGCTCTTCCCGCCGTCCGACTCCGGCCCGAAAGGACACCCCCGATGA
- a CDS encoding sensor domain-containing protein, giving the protein MTTTDAAPVRPRTLAQALARPRFLLTAWPWKALFHSGLTAVIGLAAIVVAAPVYVPWALVLGKMASAPWDTMEIGAPATAGFLVGLVMIAGLSPLIALPLAALERRRLPFVSSGSVTSGHRTPPPGLWGWVRTRYTESATWREVAYLFLVMPIGVLVLNVLAWTALLGAVMALAPLLVEERPGTVLSFGPYTAATADQALPLTLLSPLALAVLLYAAGILSQGHALVARALLVGPPREELRAELSEVTESRSRLVNAFEYERSRIERDLHDGAQQRLVALSMDLGLARLDLEESSEAHGHVAAAQAKVNELIEELRHLVRGIHPRVLTDRGLPAALAELADHCPVPTRVDTEVPGRLPAHVEGTAYFVVAEALTNVYKHTEANAATVHASTVRGEEGETLQVEVTDFGSGGADPAKGSGLTGLKDRVAVMGGTMELSSPEGGPTRIRVELPCGPLPPIPGA; this is encoded by the coding sequence ATGACCACCACCGACGCCGCTCCAGTACGGCCACGGACCCTCGCCCAGGCCCTGGCCCGACCACGCTTCCTCCTCACCGCCTGGCCCTGGAAGGCTCTGTTCCACTCCGGGCTCACCGCCGTCATCGGCCTCGCCGCCATCGTGGTGGCCGCGCCCGTGTACGTGCCCTGGGCGCTGGTCCTGGGCAAGATGGCCAGTGCCCCGTGGGACACGATGGAGATCGGAGCCCCGGCCACCGCCGGCTTCCTCGTCGGCCTGGTCATGATCGCCGGCCTCTCCCCGCTGATCGCCCTGCCCCTGGCCGCACTGGAACGCCGCCGCCTTCCGTTCGTGTCCAGCGGATCGGTCACGAGCGGCCACCGGACACCGCCGCCCGGCCTGTGGGGGTGGGTCCGCACGCGCTACACCGAGAGCGCCACCTGGCGCGAGGTCGCCTACCTGTTCCTGGTGATGCCGATCGGCGTGCTCGTGCTGAACGTCCTGGCCTGGACCGCCCTCCTGGGAGCGGTGATGGCGCTGGCGCCTCTGCTGGTCGAGGAGCGCCCGGGCACGGTCCTCTCCTTCGGGCCCTACACCGCCGCCACGGCGGACCAGGCCCTTCCTCTGACGCTCCTCAGCCCCCTGGCCCTGGCCGTGCTGCTGTACGCCGCCGGGATCCTGTCCCAGGGGCACGCGCTGGTCGCCCGGGCCCTGCTGGTCGGCCCGCCGAGGGAGGAGCTGCGCGCCGAGCTCAGCGAGGTGACCGAGTCCCGGTCCCGCCTGGTCAACGCCTTCGAGTACGAGCGCAGCCGCATCGAACGCGACCTGCACGACGGCGCGCAGCAGCGGCTGGTCGCGCTGTCCATGGACCTGGGCCTCGCCCGCCTGGACCTGGAGGAGTCCTCCGAGGCCCACGGCCACGTGGCCGCCGCCCAGGCCAAGGTCAACGAACTCATCGAGGAGCTGCGCCACCTGGTCCGCGGTATCCATCCCCGCGTTCTCACCGACCGGGGACTGCCCGCCGCGCTCGCCGAACTCGCCGACCACTGTCCGGTGCCCACCCGGGTGGACACGGAGGTCCCCGGCCGGTTGCCCGCCCATGTGGAGGGCACGGCCTACTTCGTGGTCGCCGAGGCGCTCACGAACGTCTACAAGCACACCGAGGCCAACGCCGCGACCGTGCACGCCAGTACGGTGCGGGGCGAGGAGGGGGAGACCCTCCAGGTGGAGGTCACCGACTTCGGTTCGGGCGGAGCCGACCCCGCCAAGGGGTCCGGTCTCACCGGTCTCAAGGACAGGGTCGCCGTCATGGGCGGCACAATGGAGCTGTCCAGCCCCGAAGGCGGGCCGACCCGAATCCGAGTGGAGCTGCCGTGCGGACCCCTTCCGCCGATCCCGGGGGCCTGA
- a CDS encoding response regulator transcription factor yields MRTPSADPGGLTPVPTVLAEDGVLLREGLVGVLERFGFPVVASVGDGEALVEAVAEHEPGLVVTDIRMPPGFTDEGLRAAVRLRRDRPGLAVVALSQYVELSYASDLLDTGHGRGVGYLLKQRVGDVREFASTLRQVVEGATIVDPEVVRQLLRRSADPLERLTPREHEVLGLMAEGHSNGAIARLLVVGDAAVGKHVGNILAKLDLPPDDGVHRRVRAVLAYLRGSQAR; encoded by the coding sequence GTGCGGACCCCTTCCGCCGATCCCGGGGGCCTGACCCCCGTGCCGACCGTGCTCGCCGAGGACGGTGTGCTGCTCCGCGAGGGTCTGGTCGGAGTGCTGGAGCGGTTCGGCTTCCCCGTCGTCGCCTCCGTCGGCGACGGCGAGGCACTGGTCGAGGCGGTCGCCGAGCACGAGCCCGGGCTGGTCGTCACCGACATCCGGATGCCCCCCGGCTTCACCGACGAGGGGCTGCGCGCCGCCGTGCGGCTGCGGCGGGACCGTCCCGGCCTGGCCGTGGTGGCCCTCAGCCAGTACGTGGAGCTGAGCTACGCCTCCGACCTCCTCGACACCGGGCACGGGCGCGGAGTGGGCTACCTGCTCAAGCAGCGGGTCGGCGACGTGCGCGAGTTCGCCTCCACGCTGCGCCAAGTGGTGGAGGGCGCCACGATCGTGGACCCGGAGGTGGTCCGCCAGCTGCTGCGCCGCAGCGCCGACCCGCTGGAGCGGCTCACCCCGCGCGAGCACGAGGTGCTCGGGCTCATGGCCGAGGGCCACTCCAACGGGGCGATCGCGCGGCTGCTGGTGGTCGGCGACGCCGCCGTGGGCAAGCACGTGGGCAACATCCTCGCCAAGCTGGACCTGCCTCCCGACGACGGCGTACACCGCCGGGTCCGGGCGGTGCTCGCCTACCTGCGGGGGAGCCAGGCCCGCTGA
- a CDS encoding threonine/serine dehydratase codes for MELVTVDDVRSAAARIEGTVVRTPLTAGPVGGPPFLLKPESLQPTGAFKLRGAANAVALIDADQRRGGVVTHSSGNHGQALAYAARARGVPCTVVVPEGAPKVKVDRMRAWGARVVMASAAEREEVARGLERDEGMALVPPFDDDRVIAGQGTVGLEILEQSPEVTTIVVPVGGGGLASGVATAVSAVHPGSVRVVGVEPELAADAAESLRAGLLVAWPPERTYRTMADGVRVCLSPRTFAHLSARLDDIVTVTEDEIARAVAALAHGARLVAEPSGALAAAALLSGRVPTVPGRAEATVAVLSGGNLDPELFARLVAGH; via the coding sequence ATGGAACTGGTCACTGTCGACGACGTCCGCTCCGCCGCCGCCCGGATCGAGGGGACGGTCGTGCGCACCCCCCTGACCGCGGGGCCGGTCGGCGGCCCGCCCTTCCTGCTCAAGCCCGAGAGCCTGCAGCCCACGGGCGCGTTCAAGCTGCGCGGCGCCGCCAACGCGGTGGCGCTGATCGATGCCGACCAGCGGCGCGGGGGCGTGGTCACCCACTCCTCCGGCAACCACGGCCAGGCCCTGGCCTACGCCGCACGCGCCCGGGGGGTGCCGTGCACCGTCGTCGTCCCCGAGGGCGCGCCCAAGGTGAAGGTGGACCGGATGCGGGCCTGGGGCGCCCGCGTGGTCATGGCGTCCGCGGCCGAACGCGAGGAGGTGGCGCGGGGTCTGGAACGCGACGAGGGGATGGCGCTGGTGCCGCCCTTCGACGACGACCGCGTGATCGCCGGGCAGGGCACGGTGGGACTGGAGATCCTGGAGCAGTCGCCCGAGGTCACCACGATCGTCGTGCCCGTCGGCGGGGGAGGACTGGCGTCCGGGGTGGCCACGGCGGTCTCGGCCGTCCACCCCGGAAGCGTCCGGGTGGTGGGCGTCGAGCCCGAGCTGGCCGCCGACGCGGCCGAGAGCCTGAGGGCCGGGCTCCTGGTGGCCTGGCCGCCGGAACGGACCTACCGCACGATGGCCGACGGGGTGCGGGTGTGCCTGTCGCCCCGCACGTTCGCCCACCTGTCGGCCCGCCTGGACGACATCGTGACGGTGACCGAGGACGAGATCGCCCGCGCGGTGGCCGCGCTGGCCCACGGCGCGCGCCTGGTGGCCGAGCCCAGCGGGGCACTGGCCGCCGCGGCCCTGCTCTCGGGCCGGGTGCCGACCGTCCCCGGGCGGGCGGAGGCCACGGTCGCGGTGCTCTCGGGCGGCAACCTCGACCCCGAGCTGTTCGCCCGCCTGGTGGCGGGCCACTGA
- the purB gene encoding adenylosuccinate lyase: MSAKPLIPDVLAARYASAELTRLWSPEYKVVAERRLWLAVLRAQARLGVDVPAGVVEDYEKVLDQVDLASIAEREKVTRHDVKARIEEFNALAGHEHVHKGMTSRDLTENVEQLQVRDSLLLVRDRVTALLARLGRLSAEYGETVMAGRSHNVAAQATTLGKRFASIADEVLVAHGRLEELIARYPLRGIKGPVGTAQDMLDLLGGDRAALASLEDEVAAHLGFEHRFTSVGQVYPRSLDFEVLTALVQLAAGPSSLAKTIRLMAGHELVTEGFAEGQVGSSAMPHKMNTRSCERVNGLTVILRGYASMAGELAGDQWNEGDVSCSVVRRVALPDAFFAFDGLVETMLTVLDEFGAFPAVVSAELDRYLPFLATTKMLMAAVRAGVGRETAHELIKEHAVGSALAMRQEGTGNRLLDRLAEDERFPLDRAELDALLADRITFTGAAADQVGAVVSRIDAITALRPQAAAYSPGSIL, encoded by the coding sequence GTGAGTGCGAAACCGCTGATCCCCGATGTCCTGGCAGCCCGCTACGCGTCCGCGGAGCTGACCCGCCTGTGGTCCCCCGAGTACAAGGTGGTCGCCGAGCGGCGGCTGTGGCTGGCCGTACTGCGCGCCCAAGCGCGTCTGGGCGTGGACGTGCCCGCCGGTGTGGTGGAGGACTACGAGAAGGTCCTGGACCAGGTGGACCTGGCCTCCATCGCCGAGCGCGAGAAGGTCACCCGCCACGACGTCAAGGCCCGCATCGAGGAGTTCAACGCCCTCGCCGGGCACGAGCACGTCCACAAGGGCATGACCTCGCGCGACCTGACGGAGAACGTCGAACAGCTCCAGGTGCGCGACAGTCTGCTGCTGGTGCGCGACCGCGTGACCGCGCTGCTGGCGCGCCTGGGCCGGCTCTCCGCCGAGTACGGCGAGACGGTCATGGCCGGGCGCTCGCACAACGTGGCGGCTCAGGCCACCACGCTCGGCAAGCGGTTCGCCTCGATCGCCGACGAGGTGCTGGTCGCCCACGGCCGGCTGGAGGAGCTCATCGCCCGGTACCCGCTGCGCGGGATCAAGGGCCCGGTGGGCACCGCCCAGGACATGCTGGACCTGCTGGGCGGCGACCGCGCCGCGCTGGCGTCGCTGGAGGACGAGGTCGCCGCGCACCTCGGGTTCGAGCACCGGTTCACCAGCGTGGGCCAGGTCTACCCGCGCTCGTTGGACTTCGAGGTGCTCACCGCGCTCGTGCAACTGGCCGCGGGTCCGTCGTCGCTGGCCAAGACCATTCGCCTGATGGCCGGTCACGAGCTGGTGACCGAGGGCTTCGCCGAGGGCCAGGTCGGGTCGTCGGCGATGCCGCACAAGATGAACACGCGCTCGTGCGAGCGGGTGAACGGGCTGACCGTGATCCTGCGCGGGTACGCCTCCATGGCCGGTGAGCTGGCGGGCGACCAGTGGAACGAGGGCGACGTGTCGTGCTCGGTGGTGCGCCGGGTGGCACTGCCCGACGCGTTCTTCGCCTTCGACGGCCTCGTGGAGACGATGCTGACGGTGCTGGACGAGTTCGGCGCCTTCCCCGCGGTGGTCTCGGCCGAGCTGGACCGCTACCTGCCGTTCCTGGCCACCACGAAGATGCTGATGGCGGCCGTGCGGGCGGGTGTGGGCCGCGAGACCGCGCACGAACTGATCAAGGAGCACGCGGTGGGCTCGGCCCTGGCCATGCGCCAGGAGGGCACGGGCAACCGGCTGCTCGACCGGCTGGCCGAGGACGAGCGCTTCCCCCTGGACCGGGCCGAGCTGGACGCCCTGCTGGCCGACCGGATCACGTTCACGGGCGCGGCCGCGGACCAGGTCGGGGCGGTGGTGTCGCGGATCGACGCGATCACGGCCCTGCGCCCGCAGGCCGCCGCCTACTCTCCCGGTTCGATCCTGTAG
- the narJ gene encoding nitrate reductase molybdenum cofactor assembly chaperone, translating to MTATAVGSRTDAVLRQSASLLLGYPDEGLYEVLPLVRAALEDLPGGDPARGLLDLIRHLEGTVPLEAGAHYVHTFDMRRRRALHLTFYTDGDTRRRGHALARLKEVYGSHGWELDARELPDHLAVVLEFAARGDAATGSALLRHFQPGLELLRAALHAHGTPYAAVPDAVCATLPPPGEEERAAVERLAMAGPPAEDVGLDAYGSPVDLGMPGGRR from the coding sequence ATGACCGCCACCGCCGTCGGCTCCCGTACCGACGCCGTGCTGCGCCAGTCCGCCTCCCTCCTGCTCGGCTACCCCGACGAAGGGCTGTACGAGGTCCTGCCCCTGGTACGCGCGGCACTGGAGGACCTGCCCGGCGGAGACCCCGCCCGGGGCCTGCTCGACCTCATTCGGCACCTGGAGGGGACCGTCCCCCTGGAGGCGGGCGCGCACTACGTGCACACCTTCGACATGCGCCGCCGCCGCGCCCTGCACCTGACCTTCTACACCGACGGCGACACCCGTCGGCGGGGCCACGCGCTGGCCCGGCTCAAGGAGGTCTACGGGTCCCACGGCTGGGAACTGGACGCCCGCGAGCTGCCCGACCACCTGGCGGTGGTGCTGGAGTTCGCCGCCCGCGGCGACGCCGCGACCGGGTCGGCGCTGCTCCGCCACTTCCAGCCGGGACTGGAGCTGCTGCGCGCGGCCCTGCACGCGCACGGCACCCCGTACGCGGCCGTACCCGACGCGGTGTGCGCGACCCTGCCGCCGCCGGGCGAGGAGGAGCGGGCCGCGGTCGAGCGGCTGGCGATGGCCGGACCGCCGGCCGAGGACGTGGGGCTGGACGCCTACGGCAGCCCGGTCGACCTCGGCATGCCGGGAGGGCGGCGATGA
- a CDS encoding S8 family serine peptidase — protein sequence MRQKCSVLRDLGAPSTTGPFDLGRLPGGVRRSLAEDLAAEPDIEVVDMDKHDLEEAAHDPRVRAVAPVMPTRLIAPVPLADEAGPAAEDGHTWGVDAVGALDSRFTGAGVSVAVLDTGVDADHPAFADMELVQRDFTGDGDGDRQGHGTHTAGTVFGRDVEGTRIGVAPGVSRGLIAKVLDDQGSGDSDMLLKGVQWAAGEGAHVVSMSLGYDFPGLVDRLVAQGWPVDLATSSALEAYRANLRLFDALMDLLRARAAFGQDTVVVAAAGNESRRGLDPDYEIAVSLPAAAEGVVSVGALAQGDQGLAIAPFSNTFPQISAPGVGILSARNGGGLVSLNGTSMACPHVAGAAALWWERVLAEPVPHTAATVTARLIAHADTGSIAPGVETADRGVGVVRAP from the coding sequence ATGCGCCAGAAGTGCTCCGTCCTGCGCGACCTGGGTGCTCCCAGCACCACGGGTCCCTTCGACCTCGGCCGGCTGCCCGGCGGCGTCCGGCGCTCACTGGCCGAGGATCTGGCCGCCGAGCCGGACATCGAGGTCGTGGACATGGACAAGCACGACCTGGAGGAGGCCGCGCACGACCCCAGGGTCCGCGCGGTCGCCCCCGTCATGCCCACCCGCCTCATCGCCCCCGTCCCGCTCGCGGACGAGGCCGGACCCGCCGCCGAGGACGGCCACACCTGGGGCGTCGACGCCGTGGGCGCCCTCGACTCGCGGTTCACCGGTGCCGGGGTGAGCGTGGCCGTCCTGGACACGGGCGTGGACGCCGACCACCCCGCCTTCGCCGACATGGAGCTCGTCCAGCGGGACTTCACCGGCGACGGCGACGGCGACCGCCAGGGGCACGGCACCCACACCGCTGGGACCGTGTTCGGCCGGGACGTGGAGGGGACCAGGATCGGCGTCGCGCCGGGCGTGTCTCGCGGCCTCATCGCCAAGGTCCTCGACGACCAGGGCTCCGGCGACTCCGACATGCTCCTCAAGGGGGTCCAGTGGGCGGCCGGCGAGGGCGCGCACGTGGTGTCGATGTCGCTGGGCTACGACTTCCCCGGCCTGGTGGACCGCCTGGTGGCGCAGGGGTGGCCCGTCGACCTGGCCACGTCCTCCGCCCTGGAGGCCTACCGCGCGAACCTGCGGTTGTTCGACGCGCTCATGGACCTGCTCCGGGCACGCGCGGCCTTCGGCCAGGACACGGTCGTCGTGGCGGCCGCGGGCAACGAGAGCCGACGGGGCCTCGACCCCGACTACGAGATCGCGGTCTCCCTGCCGGCCGCCGCCGAGGGAGTGGTGTCGGTCGGGGCACTGGCCCAGGGTGACCAGGGTCTGGCCATCGCCCCGTTCTCCAACACCTTCCCGCAGATCAGCGCGCCGGGTGTGGGAATCCTGTCCGCCCGCAACGGCGGCGGACTCGTCAGCTTGAACGGCACCAGTATGGCCTGCCCGCACGTGGCGGGCGCGGCGGCGCTGTGGTGGGAGCGGGTCCTGGCCGAACCCGTGCCGCACACGGCCGCGACCGTGACCGCGCGGCTGATCGCCCACGCCGACACCGGCTCCATCGCCCCGGGCGTGGAGACCGCCGACCGGGGCGTGGGCGTGGTCCGCGCTCCCTGA